In Parasteatoda tepidariorum isolate YZ-2023 chromosome 2, CAS_Ptep_4.0, whole genome shotgun sequence, one DNA window encodes the following:
- the LOC107438111 gene encoding speckle-type POZ protein B isoform X2, producing MSRDQRDEFVFTWKIENFFFCYQKRDQYLNSPKFTVESLNGSEWFIQLYPRGSMEEREGSLVCVLCQEEDAEPCDVQFESDFKIEIIGTRGKVSKAIEDDYKPIHGDQDNTQLTQQARQYVINTEDILNVQCHIYGNVSENKSIVKRGARTVINVHRLAFNMDVLCDFDECRIVSGYRNTITLPGDDSFECIVTGLPYDLNINILKNESKFNTAHFAECKLTLRGHGERDVYTERATHFFQSDNFPEVWQFPLGIISKLIAHNNDCSFDLPDVYWLDLIRLHCEFTCSSGSEIHEFTDAANYPTLQEDLRDILQNKAFTDIKLQVNNQSIDAHKSILSARSPVFSAMFSQNTMETQVKIVDTDFDTLKLLLDFLYTDTVNEMDYDRARNLLMAADNYQVLSLKKKCLSFLKSHVSVKNVCEILRLADLFSDSQLKSNAIDFIGANSAEITSSPEWSLWIEVNKKLASEVSSKLKRFDYIDLDF from the coding sequence ATGTCCAGAGATCAAAGAGATGAATTCGTTTTTACatggaaaattgaaaatttctttttctgttacCAGAAAAGGGACCAGTACTTGAATAGCCCCAAATTCACTGTTGAAAGTTTAAATGGAAGCGAGTGGTTCATTCAATTGTATCCAAGAGGAAGCATGGAAGAAAGAGAAGGATCACTTGTATGTGTTTTGTGCCAAGAAGAAGATGCAGAACCATGTGATGTTCAGTTTGAAAGCGATTTCAAGATCGAAATAATTGGAACAAGAGGCAAAGTATCCAAAGCAATTGAAGATGATTACAAGCCAATCCATGGAGACCAAGACAATACACAATTAACACAACAGGCAAGACAATACGTAATTAACACAGAAGATATTCTGAATGTTCAATGCCATATTTATGGAAAcgtttctgaaaataaatcgATTGTAAAACGAGGAGCACGTACAGTGATTAACGTCCATCGACTTGCTTTTAATATGGATGTGTTGTGTGACTTTGATGAATGTAGAATAGTGAGTGGTTATAGAAACACGATTACACTTCCTGGAGATGACAGTTTCGAATGTATCGTCACTGGCTTACCATATGatcttaatattaatatcttgAAGAACGAGTCAAAATTTAATACTGCCCATTTTGCTGAGTGCAAGCTGACACTTCGAGGTCATGGTGAACGAGATGTATATACCGAAAGAGCCACGCACTTTTTCCAGTCAGATAATTTTCCTGAGGTATGGCAATTTCCGTTAGGCATTATTTCTAAGCTAATAGCACATAACAATGACTGTAGCTTTGATCTCCCTGATGTATATTGGTTAGACTTAATCCGTTTACATTGCGAGTTCACATGTTCCAGTGGATCTGAGATCCATGAGTTTACAGACGCTGCCAACTATCCAACTTTACAGGAGGATTTGCgtgatattttacaaaacaaggCGTTTACTGACATTAAATTACAAGTAAACAACCAGTCTATAGATGcgcataaaagtattttatctgCCCGATCTCCAGTTTTTTCTGCGATGTTCTCTCAGAACACGATGGAAACGCAAGTGAAGATTGTTGATACCGATTTTGATACTTTAAAGTTGTTACTAGATTTTTTATACACAGATACTGTGAATGAAATGGATTATGATCGAGCTAGAAATTTGCTGATGGCTGCTGATAACTATCAAGTATTATCTTTAAAGAAGAAGTgtttaagtttcttaaaatccCACGTTTCTGTGAAAAATGTGTGCGAAATATTAAGATTAGCTGATTTATTTAGCGACTCACAATTAAAATCGAATGCAATTGATTTTATTGGCGCTAATTCAGCGGAAATAACTTCATCGCCTGAGTGGTCATTGTGGATAgaagtaaataagaaattagCCTCTgaagtttcttcaaaattaaaacgatTTGACTATATAGATTTGGACTTTTAG